TATCAACTTTACTTGTAGGTTTAGTTGCTACACAGTAACGTTTAAGCAGTGTTCTTCTAACTTTATAGATAAAAATGAGATCAACAGTTAATCTGCATTTACCGTTTGTCTACTCACAGCGGTAGCCGACACGTAAATAGCCTTCATGTTTGGACTGCAACACAGAAGCCTAACAGAGTGCTATAGGCAGGGGCGGATTAAGGTAGTCAGGGGCCCCTAGGTTGCTCTTTGTGTGAGCCTTAAACATTGTGCTTTACTAGAAAAATATTTAGTGCCATACATGGTCCACATGCAAATAAGGtgaactggaacacacacattgagacAGCCAACACTACAGTGTTTTCTTTACATTCCTACAAGTGGTGGACcacaacagtaagaaaattaCCACCACACCACATAGTTAAAATGAAAAATTACAACAttacagacaaaacacaaatacaaacaagcATAAGGCCCAGTGCTAGAATCAGCCCTTTAATTATGATCAAGAAACACTTGCAATACAACCAAAACTAACGTCAACAGAGATGTAAGTGGAAAGAATACCAGATATAACCTGTAGACTCCACAGCCCCAAATCaatacaatgtaaatgtaactataaACAGCAAAGCAACAGAATACCCTGCATTCACAGTTCAACTGCAAGCTGGTAATCGCTTTTAACTTTATTAACCAACAGGTAGGTTACAGCATCTGCATCAGTGCAGAACACCATGTTTTACTGAGGCAAAATCACAACATCAGTGGTGGAAGAAGTATTCAGATCCTTAAAAGTATACCACACTGTAAAAGTGCTATGTTACAAGTCATGCATTGAATATGTTACTTTAGTAAAAGTCTGTAAATATCGTCAGGAAAATGTACTGAATGCGGAAAAATCTTCACATTTTAGAAATGAGAAATGATGGTTCACTAAGAAATATCCCAGTTCCAGCGTAACTGCTGTAAAAAGAGAACCAAAATAATCGTATTTTCCATCGGAATTTCGGAAGTAACTTTCAGTATTAGTCTAATGTAGTTTTCATGGTTGGCCTACGTGTGTCTCCACTGAGTCTCTGTGCTACGATGCATTTAGCGATCTACGACTGGTCTGGAGCTCTCGTTAATCTACGAGGattttcaagtgcctctttagctacgatggtTTCGGGAAACGGCCCGTACAACTAAGATCCATTTTACGATGGactctacgatcaatttaggcttacggCGCTTTCGGGAAACACACCCCTGGCCAATCCGGGGCCCCTGCACACGTGAGGCCCGTAGGCTGCATGCTGGCTGCAGCCTACGGGCCTCACGTGTGCAGGGGCTGCAGCCTACGGGCCTCACGTGTGCAGGGGCTGCAGCCTACGGGCCTCACGTGTGCAGGGGCTGCAGCCTACGGGCCTCACGTGTGCAGGGGCTGCAGCCTACGGGCCTCACGTGTGCAGGGGCTGCAGCCTACGCAAATCGGTGCATTAATCCGCGCCTGACTATAGGTGTGGGATATGTTAATTTATTTCCATAAATTCGGCCATGTATGTTGCAGTTAAGATTAAATCAGAGGTACCTTAATTTTTCTTCCTTACTTTGGTTGCTAAGGTCTTTCGTGCAACGCTTTAACAAACTTTAAGGGATTACAGACCAAGTATaagaatttattgaatttagcaataacagcaacactagctaaataaattgcagatatcagaaaagacttacctgcagtctctgagtgttttatgtgtttatgCTATCTATGTCATCTGTGATCTGACatagataggtcgctgtgacatagatcggtcgggttttggctccgcctatacaaaacctgagctgaaaacggaagagaaactgttcaacggtcgaactccacatttcagtgctacgctttgcacatgctttcaggaactaatttcacacatatataatgtactgagaagcaaatcatggaatttgctttacaggatctttaagggtgTTTTGTGCAACCAATTATATTTTAAGGAAATAAAATAACTCTGACTTTAAGGGAAATCTTAATTTAAGGTcttttgtgcaaccggcccctggTCTTTTGTCTGGAATCCAAACAGGATTACTGAGCCCTGACTTTGACACatggaggaataggaggaggagagggaggagcaggagaaggagagggaggaacaggaggaggagagggaggagcaggaggaagaggagagggaggatcaggaggaagaggaggagagggaggagcaggaggaagaggagagggaggagcaggaggaagaggagagggaggagcaggaggaggagagggaggaggaggaggagagggaggagcaggaggaggagtaggaggaggagagggaggagcaggaggaggagagggaggagcaggagagggaggaacaggaggagagggaggagcaggaggaagaggagagggaggatcaggaggaagagcaggaggaggagagggaggagcaggaggaggagagggaggagcaggaggaggagagggaggaacaggaggaggagagggaggaacaggaggagagggaggagagggaagagtaggaggaggagagggaggagcaggaggaataggagagggaggagtaggaggaagaggagagggaggagcaggaggaagaggagagggaggagcaggaggaagaggagagggaggagcaggaggaacagaaggaagagtaggaggaggagagggaggagcaggaggagagggaggagcaggaggaggagtaggaggagagggaggagcaggaggaggagagggaggagcaggaggaggagcaggaggaagaggagagggaggagcaggaggaagaggagagggaggagcaggaggaagaggagagggaggagcaggaggaggagagggaggaacaggaggagcaggaggaggagcaggaggaagaggagagggaggagcaggaggaagaggagggaggagcaggaggaagaggagagggaggagcaggaggaagagcagagggaggaggaggaggagagggaggagcaggaggaagaggagagggagaatcaggaggaagaggaggagagggaggaggagtaggaggaggagagggaggaataggaggaggagagggaggagcaggaggaggagagggaggaacaggaggaggagagggaggagcaggaggaagaggagagggaggatcaggaggaagaggaggagagggaggagcaggaggagtaggaggaggaggagagggaggaacaggaggagagggaggaacaggaggagagggaggaggagagggaggatcaggaggaagaggagagggaggatcaggaggaagaggaggagagggaggagcaggaggaggagagggaggagcaggaggaggagagggaggagcaggaggaggagagggaggaacaggaggagagggaggaggagagggaagagtaggaggaggagagggaggagcaggaggaagaggagagggaggagtaggaggaagaggagagggaggagcaggaggaagaggagagggaggagcaggaggaataggagagggaggagcaggaggaggaggaggagagggaggagtaggaggaggagagggaggagcaggaggaggagagggaggagcaggaggaggagagggaggaacaggaggagagggaggaataggaggaggagagggaggaggagagggaggaacaggaggaagagagggaggagtagagggaggaataggaggagagggaggaggagtaggaggaggaggaataggaggaggagagggaggagcaggaggaggagagggaggaacaggaggaggagagggaggagcaggaggaagaggagagggaggatcaggaggaagaggaggagagggaggagcaggaggaggagtaggaggaggagagggaggagcaggaggaggagagggaggaacaggaggagagggaggaggagagggaggagcaggagagggaggaacaggaggagagggaggaggagagggaagagtaggaggaggagagggaggatgaggagagggaggagcaggaggaagaggagagggaggagcaggaggaagaggagagggaggagcaggaggaggagcaggaggaacaggaggagcaggaggaggagcaggaggaagaggagagggaggagcaggaggaagaggagagggaggagcaggaggaagaggagagggaggaggaggaggagagggaggagcaggaggaaaagtaggaggaggagagggaggagcaggaggaggagagggaggaacaggaggagagggaggagcaggaggaggagagggaggagcaggaggaggagagggaggaacaggaggaggagagggaggagcaggaggaagaggagagggaggaggagagggaggaataggaggaggagagggaggaacaggaggagagggaggaggagagggaagagtaggaggaggagagggaggagcaggaggaagaggagagggaggagtaggaggaagaggagcaggaggaggagagggaggagcaggaggaagaggagagggagggacaggaggaagaggagagggaggagcaggaggaagaggagagggaggagcaggaggaggagagggaggaggaggagcaggaggaagaggagagggaggagcaggaggaggagagggaggaggaggagcaggaggaagaggagagggaggagcaggaggaagaggagagggaggagcaggaggaggagagggaggaggaggagcaggaggaagaggaggtctggccatgaggtacgcaaGTCAGATTTTTAgtagtaaccagaaggtcgctggttcgattcccggccatgccaaatcaaataaaatttatttgtatagccctttttacacgcaagcatgtcacagagggcttcacatatgcccatagaactgcccctcaaccaacctaaaccctcaaggaagaggaaaaactccccaaaaaactctcaacacgagaaaaaatggaagaaaccttgggaggagcaattcagagagggatcccctcctccagagacggttggtgagagagaggagcagaacacaggctaaacatagtcatacagtgttgatgggtttttaaaacaccaaaatccattattcaacttaatagatgtaggacaggaccgggagactcgcgaccaggtccagcgttggctgaccgacgaccaggcaggtgctgacaactcaaaccccccacaccacaagggatgtgtgtgggggggggacagagagaggagagcagggattagagaatgccaggagcagctaacagttacagtcataatagaatgagatccccaccggtcaaatgtggactggtgcagcaatttaacagagcaaaaaaggggaatttgattcaaccccacacaccaagacagcgacagcccccctcatttggaacatgaaatctgttccaggggaagagaactctaaaataagttataattaaagaataaggatggaaacaacccgtcccccgttgcctccaactagtaacatacttacctttaacagtcgtagaattgactaaacaataacgtttttaacctaattttaaatgtcgaaacagtatcagactccttaattgagacgggtaatttgttccagagaagaggtgctctatatgagaacgccctacctccagctgtttttttcttaattttgggaaccaccagatagccggcatcttgagatctaagtgtccttgcggggcaatagggtgcgaggagaccggagaggtacagtggtgccaatccatgcagagatttgtaggttagtagtagaactttgaagtcagctctggcttggatagggagccagtgtagagagacaagagtagatgttatgtgatcaaacttttagtatttaatgatttatttgggacgtcaaggacttctagtgcagcgggtagaatattagccagttccagagctgtgtttggggttatgcagcggctagtagaaatattcttagtgcctccaaggctctggcagaggtccattttgatggtgaccaggcaatggtctgataatataggattgtgggggtggacaatgacgtcactaatcttgattccccgcgtgagaactaaatctaatgtatgcgagtgaagatgggtaagtttggaaaccacctgagtgagacctgtggaatacattagagcagtaaaggccttacttaaaggatcttttgggtcatccacatgaatgttaaaatcacccataatcaagacgttatcagtatatgtcacaagatcagcactaaaat
This DNA window, taken from Osmerus eperlanus chromosome 6, fOsmEpe2.1, whole genome shotgun sequence, encodes the following:
- the LOC134022807 gene encoding basic proline-rich protein-like; translated protein: SPLPPAPPPPSPPPAPPSPLPPAPPPPSPPPAPPPPPSPPVPPSPPPIPPSPPPSPLPPAPPSPPPVPPSPPPAPPSPPPAPPSPPVPPSPPPAPPSPPPTFPPAPPSPPPPPSPLPPAPPSPLPPAPPSPLPPAPPPAPPVPPAPPPAPPSPLPPAPPSPLPPAPPSPHPPSPPPTLPSPPPSPPVPPSPAPPSPPPSPPVPPSPPPAPPSPPPTPPPAPPSPPLPPDPPSPLPPAPPSPPPVPPSPPPAPPSPPPIPPPPTPPPSPPIPPSTPPSLPPVPPSPPPSPPPIPPSPPVPPSPPPAPPSPPPAPPSPPPTPPSPPPPPAPPSPIPPAPPSPLPPAPPSPLPPTPPSPLPPAPPSPPPTLPSPPPSPPVPPSPPPAPPSPPPAPPSPPPAPPSPPLPPDPPSPLPPDPPSPPPSPPVPPSPPVPPSPPPPTPPAPPSPPLPPDPPSPLPPAPPSPPPVPPSPPPAPPSPPPIPPSPPPTPPPSPPL